Within the Miscanthus floridulus cultivar M001 chromosome 2, ASM1932011v1, whole genome shotgun sequence genome, the region actaatttagcactgccaccaatgcatccagatgatgaaatggttttttcttcgtcCCACActtcgatcagatttttggcaagattgacacaaatgaagacgaaatggttgccacaatcacagaatcctaattatcgaataatcttaacaaaaaaagaagcataaaattaaaagccgagaacacatactcgcagttgtaggctagaagtatgtgggttttcttcttcatcgtgaatttgtcgaaaatagcaatcaatctttgtttcaggtcttccatgtcacatccatagaggcctagacatatcctctcattgactcgcaaggggtccaagaagcctatgtaatcccatttgctttttacaatgcaaaattttgatatacacctacataaaatcatgggaagtgctcaaaagttaacaatttgtctagagagagtagttaattgtaatatcgtgcgtgtagggtacttacatagtccatagcgtcaacatttgaacatcgagatcgtgtttctagtatagctggaacaagcactcccactcgacatcgaacttctcttcttcgagataatggaaaacatgtggcgaacggataataaccttaaAACCAAAGTCGtttgtctctgttgcttgagccatgtaatattcttgcaactggcgcatatatgttgtcagatttttatactcatcatcgggaaccaaaagattgacCCTTTGATACTTCATTGCcgatgttcccgtcccttgtacatcataatagatgttcgcggcctcttccatggttaatcctaggttgtctttgacatacttctgtatgttccttaaatctttattgtgtatttcttcgtctcttgctgtagcgtatttattctatgtttgcctttcgaatttggacttcaacatatacgaaggcagtgaggcacagagattgaagaaactaacacaatcttccttcgagatgtgtgctgtaaatttttctttcatcaaggtggtaacactgccactgaatgactttttcttttctgttggtccactttgggagcattagcaaccaaatccaaggaccttttctgtgattgcgaggatgtccttgatcttgttttgggctgaggtggaggaggaggaggatgacgatgagaattctattttcttggcgctgatgaagatggaggaggagggggaggaggaggaggagtctcttttcttggagctaatgaagatggagtcagacaaggaggaatagaagcagacctctgtcttcttaggggtgatggctctggatgaggaggggagtgatctctgttcggagatggtgagtgatcatcgcgggtgggcgaagactcgcagtcgtcctcatcgtcagaggacaattgatggtcaagcttaatgaagcgcttgcgctaggccacttgagagcccttgttttgaccaagtttcggcatgtcttccgctacggggtactcaatgggtatcttgttaaacttcttatcaagtattttgtcaatggtgacgcgagcgtaccccagtggaattgggcggccattaattgtcccatctcctgtaggccaggcctggccgagcaccaccttgtcctttgtccattcctaatggatgtacaacctgacattgacgggtttagtgatgtcgtccaccggatgaggcacattcgcctcttcttcatcgagcggggtcaaTCCGCAActgctgtgacccctaaactgtgggctaaaggcactaggagtaggattttgtggtactactaaccccttggacagcaaaatttgcttgactcgtgcttcaacggtcgactcaatccatgcttccattcggtcttccatctctttttgtctcctcaaatactctgcctcatgttctgctctacccctcgagcgggcaccggtaagtgttagattcttgggggaatgctagtttccaaggaacaacattggttcctctagtgcgaccatggtgctccttggttccgagtgcttgggtgagcacgtctttctctctattagaagtgcgagtcccttaccTCACCTCCTttgttacctgggagatccttttgatgagtttgctcatgggttgatttgaggagctaaagctcccatcctcggtgtgccgtacatttctccccatacagtataatactgatctgggctcccaatcggcggtctcaacctgaacaccttcctcagcaaggtgatccatcttttgaagttctgcttcaaattctggcatctttttggcgtagccataagagctgagatgatgaggatttgtAGCTTTctacgaattctccttattcttcctgctcagttctaagtactcattggataacctgtattccttgaaattctgccagaagtccttctgcttgctaaactgtccaccatcaaaatctggctctttattttggaggacaaaattatTATACagtgtccccttgaaattcttgaagcatgtccccatgatttcttttgcttttttcttgactaactccctatcatactcggctaggaaagtgaaatactctgggatcttgacatcccatatgtaatccttctcactttcaggaaccctccaccggtcatcatctttcccaatccacttcctatacttaatcgggatgaagtccctaacaagtaacccaaggatagtcttgtatttggtcaaagctataggtgctgagagtggatccccaaattcatcaaactcagtaatgtgccagtgtgcattcctaccaacaggaatttttgacacgcctcgcttggatctggccttcctagtACCTGacccctctggctcctcggccggtggaggctcctgctagagacaccaagtaagctatgaccctctcaattgattagcgtgtgtggctacatagtgacatgataccaaagttacctggccatcttggtcattttgacccagatcgagtaggccggacggggtccatggctgctcgttctcactgacctgattgacaccatcaccgtttgtcggatcatgcggctctcccgtcccaacgatatcagccgcttcttgttgccgatcagttcttcagcgatggggtaacaggcgatgatgagtcatggctgtgacacgatcgtggttagttttggccgcagacaactactaatagcatatgttcatatatatatataatatgtttaatgcaaagtctaataataagtccacatacaacaaagtcaaataatagcatatgttcacctagaacaaattcattgtttgattgaccacatacaacaaagtccacctactcttctacgaaactaagcctacatcaacttccaaataagaaaagcgatgaccatagccataaataaaagcatgacatctttccaagaccaaggagcaattctcctaatcttcacatctccggcgggtggcttctctttgatctccagtgccagcggatggccatggtttgcattcattggaccatagtaggccggttggccatggtttgcaaggtaggccggatgactatagtaggccctcaaagcttcagcttctgtgttgtattttttgtgcaaattacctagggtagcgattgacttgagcatagcaatcttcccaggtttcgataaatcccaggcatgtgaccaacatgcactacataccatgccatggttgcctatacatttaagtaaattaggcatgtggtaagtggtaatggtaactcactgaacaagagttattattcaagttatatggtctcttaaaatagcattatttttaaaatatactaaaacttatacaagaaataaataatttcttgtagtatatataagaaaatattagatgAAAGGTCAAAGCAAAACATCTACAACAGAAAGGAAATAGGCAAGTCATTGTAATTAACCAACATGACCAGTCAAATAAAGTAGGACCCTATCAAAACACCAGAAAGTTTCTACAAACATATTTCAAGGACCATATCAAGGTCagatcctagctagggattcaatAAACCTAAGGATTGTAAAATTAACTTAAGATGAGATTGTAGATAACACCAGAACCAGACTAGCTATTACGAAGTGAGATTACAAAGTGAGATTAGATTGTAGATGGTAGTGAACCTGTTTTATCTGACTATGGACTAGCTATTACAAAGTGAGATTGTCTAAAAAAACAGAGGTGATTTTAATAGCCTGCAGACATGAGGAATAAAAAATGTGTTTGGATCAGTGACATTGCATAGCCTTCAATGGATAGAGTTGCATACATTCTTCatctttaaaactatttaaaaaaTTAAGTCCATTTCTTGTGCCTTTGAAAACAATAAAAAGTATACAAGACAACTTACTTCCTCATATTGTTTGTCAACGTAAAGTCCATTTcagctgctattgggaagacaacaatcgtggggcatttcatttcatcaaacactttaGCGGGTAGTGAGCCagcactcaccatgggggtgggaaagcagctatccgcgcgctcctgaaggcctcagtGGTGCTCCaacgtggggcggtggacggcgtggggagtgctccggcgtggtggggagtgctctggcgtggggcggtgcatgggcgtcggcgtcgaagaagaggagcatgtGGCTGGGAACGGCGACACGGGGgccggtggacgggtgctccggcatggagcggtgcacgggcgtcagcGTCAAAGAAGAGGAGCGCAAGGCTAGGAACGGCGGCGCAGGGAGCAGTGGatgggtgctccggcgtggggcggtgcacgggcattGGCATCGAAGAAGAGCGCGGGGAATggttggcgtggggttgaaatttggataatttcaacccgctgtggccttttataccagacctcattactgccggttctaattagaaaccgacagtgatgtgggtaCATCACTGAAGGTTGTAAGtaggaaccgatagtgatgggggtacatcactgccgggccattctttaaaccggtagtgatttcTGTATAGCGATTAcaacataagtaacttatcttttccacttctttctaatacctcctactggctcaatggttaagatGCCGCAACTAAGCCCTCGATACCCGTGTTTGAATCctgggcggcccaatttttttggttaaattttataatttattaagtggtctaaaggtcaaaaagataaaataaatgtgttgcatccctaaatcgaaccgaagcctacaagttccagagcagcggacaaaccattgagctatcacctgatttcagaaagtttgaaggaatttattcctttgagtgattatctgtccctgctttgcgcgtaggcccttcaactccgCGGCCACGCTGGTCGTGTGGTTCCCATGAAGAGCCAGTTGTTTTCCCAGTCCTTGGACTGGTCACAGCCCTTCagttccccacgaagagacgCCGTGTTTACCCAGGAGTCCATCGGCTGCTCGCGTTGGTTCCCAACGTAGGCGCGCTCCGTCTTCCCAACACAGGCGCAATGGCGGTTCCCAATGCAGGCGTGCTCTGTCTTCCGAGGGGTGTGAGTTATTGCACCATGATCAGTTCCACCCACCGACACGCCTATATAAGCCTAGGCCCCCATGCACACAGTCGGCCGCCATTGCACCACCATGCATCAAGAAAGCGAAGCACCCTTCCCACGCACACCTCGCCCCGGCCCTTGACCCATGACCCGCCACCACAATGCCTTGCCGCTTGAAGGACAACATGGGCGATGCTGAACCCATCGTCCTCACATCGCCCCCCGATGCCTCCACCGACTCCGTCGTCGTCCGAATCGGACCTCGAGGTGAACCTCGAGGACGATCCGGACCGTGAGACCGCATCAAAGGAGGAACCAGAACCTCTTCCGCTGGAGGAGGTCATCTTCAACTCGTTGGAGACGGCTCGAAAGGAGGAGGACCGGAACCTCCGTGCCATCACACAGAAGGAGACCGACGACTGCATCCTGAAGCGCGTCgtcgagatctccaaggaggaggagcaccgccgtgaggaggaggaggagcaccacCATGAGGAGCGCCgccatgaggaggaggaggagcgccgccgtgaGGAGCGCcgccacgaggaggaggaggagcgccgccgctaggaggaggagaccgagcggTGTCTCGCGACGGACGTGGAACGGCGCCGGCGTAGGGCTGAGCGATGAAAGAAGCGTGAAGAGGAGCACCAACAGCAGGGGGACGACGCATGCGGCAGCACCAGcagtaattagtagcactagtgattaatcgatgtcttaggtcgatgtaataatttactggtgctgaAAAAACCGTATCGtcgaatcctttgtttgatcatcatcaccttgggttgatacttgcattgcatgacctcGTTTTATTTGCTTATATATTGGATGTTGCATTGTATGATCTCATTTTGCTTACATCGTCCCTTGGATTGTATGTGGCGATGCATCTTGGTCGTTGTTTCGTTGTCACGAAGACCGTAGTATTTGATATGCTACGTACCGGAGATCGAGGGGGCCAACAGGACTGTAGCTCTTCTAGacatcactgtcgggccattctttaaaccggcagtgattttcGTGTAgtggttacagcataagtaacttatcttttccacttctttcgaatacctcctactagctcaacggttaagaccccacaacttagcccccgatacccgtgttcgaatcccaggcggcccaatttttttggtttaattttataatttattaagcggtgtaaaggtcaaaaagataaaataaataaaccttggcacacatcctatactagcgcagcagttaagtgtctgaactctgtagcccgagacccgagctcaaacctgaGGGCTGGCacatttattttttaattttttatatatcactgccggttttcaaaataaaccgacagtgataacaagcatcactgtcggtttcttctcatcactgccggtttttttaaaccgacagtgatgtttatatatattaaaaaaattcttttatatactgaataaatagaagcatatgtattcctatgtcgaaatggcttgaaatttttttggcaaggctgtacacccaaattaagatctcacacaggatcttaggtttttctaattcatttttttattaattatatttttatgtgtgccaaatgagacaaaagagggtgaatttcatcttggacccaatagattttttcatccacctccacaaaattcttatccctagggacacattagagcatgtgtaaaagtttggcaccattccggatcttttcatgggtagactcagttcaacctataattaaatggtctcgtcacgtgaaaattcaattaaacctcagaaagtagcaaaccatctctggaaaatcccaaacttggtgtttccttcacacgtggcacgtgcaagcctaagaaaatatTTGAGAcctaatacgacaccggaatgcctatgaaccacagaaaccttgataacctatgtgtatagtcatggttcgatgaaagggcatatgtacctctatgaagcatgtatactccgcctatgtcgaaatagcttaaatttttttggcaagcatgtacacccaaattaagaccccacacaggatcttaggtttttctgttcattttttatttattatatttttctctatgccaaatgagataaaagagggtgaatttcatctttgacccaatagattttttcatccacctccacaaaattcttatctc harbors:
- the LOC136536728 gene encoding uncharacterized protein yields the protein MPPPTPSSSESDLEVNLEDDPDRETASKEEPEPLPLEEVIFNSLETARKEEDRNLRAITQKETDDCILKRVVEISKEEEHRREEEEEHHHEERRHEEEEERRREERRHEEEEERRR